The Arachis duranensis cultivar V14167 chromosome 2, aradu.V14167.gnm2.J7QH, whole genome shotgun sequence genome has a window encoding:
- the LOC107473261 gene encoding uncharacterized protein LOC107473261: protein MAGEDSFIVLVHHRGSIKRKTRSGVKFTDKDPLCIIVSSTTSYDDLARSVLEKLGLEGVKRVKKFFHRIPITVLQDSVKYDSFTIGNDENLQVMFLCRRQFPEVRTPELLAKLVDVVSSSGGSNRNTNTLTTVAGSSSRPAIASSSVPAYEPPAPPVASPSFAVDLNGSVGDEVGTAELVPTSVHCAAPAGAGDGLFDDVEDDNVEPGVPGEAAGFGARDAEGSVGMTDFQVGQQFQDKNDALLSVKTYSIRRGVQYKVVESDYRRYVGKCSELGNWCTWLIRLSLRQRKGRWEVKRYIRPHTCLASSISSDHRSLDYHVISAFIMPMVRADTSVSIKVLLNATALHYGFRPTYRRVWMAKQKAVALIYGDWDESYNELPRWVLGVQVTMPGSIAVLWISPVRVGGQLDESQAYFHRLFWTFPPCIEAFRHWKPLVSIDGTHLYGKYGGTLLVAIAQDGNSNILPVAFALVDGENAESWSFFLSHLRQHVTPQPGLLIISDRHNGIKAALEAPDGGWLPPAAYRAFCIRHVAANFALTFKGKDARRLLVNAAYAKTEVKFHYWFDILRSEDPTMCEWANRIEYSLWTQYCDEGRRFGHMTTNISECVNSILKGVRNLPVCSLVKATYGRLAELFVRKGREAEAQLGTGQQFSQHLVKCIEANLKTARCFTVTLYDRDNSEYTIAETTPTGSFSLGSYRVSLGSQTCDCGYFQALHFPCPHALACCAYSRVTWHSYVHPLYRLSNIFSVYQMGFRPPIPEGFWPPYDGPTVIPDPNKRREREGRPRSTRIRTNIDEADPNRPKRCGLCRLPGHTRRSCPQVGSSQGGQ from the coding sequence ATGGCTGGTGAGGACAGTTTTATAGTGTTGGTTCACCACAGAGGATCGATTAAGAGGAAAACTCGGTCAGGTGTCAAGTTCACCGATAAGGATCCTCTCTGTATTATCGTGAGTTCTACGACGAGCTATGATGACCTTGCTAGGTCTGTACTGGAAAAACTTGGTCTGGAAGGTGTTAAAAGGGTAAAGAAGTTTTTCCATCGCATTCCAATCACGGTGCTCCAAGATAGCGTGAAGTATGATAGTTTCACGATCGGGAATGATGAGAACTTGCAAGTCATGTTTCTTTGTCGCCGGCAGTTTCCCGAAGTTCGGACACCGGAGCTGTTAGCAAAGCTGGTTGATGTGGTGTCCAGCTCGGGGGGTTCGAACCGGAATACCAACACTTTAACGACGGTTGCCGGTTCTAGCTCAAGACCTGCCATTGCATCTTCCTCAGTCCCTGCTTACGAGCCACCCGCCCCGCCTGTTGCCTCCCCTTCGTTCGCTGTTGATCTCAACGGCAGTGTTGGCGACGAGGTTGGAACAGCGGAACTTGTTCCTACCTCTGTACACTGTGCTGCACCGGCTGGGGCTGGAGATGGATTGTTTGATGATGTAGAGGACGATAATGTCGAGCCGGGGGTACCTGGGGAGGCTGCAGGATTTGGCGCTAGAGATGCTGAAGGGTCAGTTGGTATGACAGATTTTCAAGTTGGTCAGCAATTTCAGGATAAGAATGATGCCCTGTTAAGTGTGAAGACTTACAGCATCCGCCGAGGTGTACAGTACAAGGTTGTGGAGTCTGATTATCGCCGTTACGTTGGCAAGTGTTCTGAGTTAGGGAATtggtgcacatggttgattcggCTGAGTCTCCGGCAGCGCAAGGGCAGATGGGAGGTCAAACGGTACATTAGACCGCACACTTGTCTCGCCAGCTCTATCTCCAGTGATCACAGGAGTTTGGATTATCATGTGATATCGGCATTCATTATGCCAATGGTTAGAGCTGATACATCCGTTAGCATCAAGGTGCTCCTAAATGCGACTGCGTTGCACTACGGATTCAGGCCGACCTACAGGAGGGTCTGGATGGCGAAGCAGAAGGCTGTTGCGCTCATTTATGGTGACTGGGATGAGTCTTACAACGAGCTCCCACGGTGGGTGTTAGGAGTGCAGGTGACAATGCCTGGTTCTATTGCAGTTCTTTGGATTAGCCCTGTTCGAGTTGGGGGACAGCTGGACGAATCTCAGGCTTATTTTCACAGACTGTTCTGGACTTTTCCACCATGTATCGAGGCATTTCGTCATTGGAAGCCGTTGGTTAGTATTGATGGGACCCATCTCTATGGCAAGTATGGGGGTACTCTGCTTGTGGCGATTGCACAGGACGGGAACTCCAACATACTCCCTGTTGCATTCGCGCTAGTCGACGGTGAGAATGCTGAGTCTTGGTCATTCTTTCTCTCCCACCTCCGTCAGCACGTTACACCACAGCCAGGTCTGCTCATTATCTCTGACAGGCATAACGGCATCAAGGCCGCCCTTGAGGCTCCCGACGGTGGCTGGCTACCTCCGGCTGCATACCGAGCTTTCTGCATTCGGCACGTAGCAGCAAATTTTGCCCTCACCTTCAAGGGTAAAGACGCAAGGAGGCTTCTCGTGAACGCTGCCTATGCTAAGACGGAGGTCAAGTTCCATTACTGGTTTGATATTCTTCGCTCGGAAGATCCGACGATGTGTGAATGGGCAAACCGGATTGAGTATTCATTGTGGACACAGTATTGCGATGAGGGCCGAAGATTCGGTCACATGACGACAAATATATCTGAGTGTGTGAATTCAATCCTCAAGGGTGTGAGGAACCTTCCTGTATGCTCGTTGGTTAAAGCAACGTACGGTCGGTTGGCCGAACTTTTTGTTCGCAAGGGTAGAGAGGCGGAGGCCCAGCTGGGTACGGGACAACAATTCAGTCAACACCTTGTTAAATGTATCGAGGCCAACTTGAAGACGGCAAGGTGCTTCACAGTTACTTTGTATGACAGGGACAACTCGGAGTACACGATTGCAGAGACCACTCCTACTGGTTCTTTCTCCCTTGGTAGCTACAGGGTGTCACTTGGATCTCAGACATGTGATTGCGGATACTTCCAGGCACTGCATTTTCCTTGTCCGCACGCACTGGCATGCTGTGCTTACTCACGAGTCACTTGGCACTCCTATGTCCACCCACTCTATCGACTCAGTAACATTTTTAGTGTTTATCAGATGGGATTCAGACCTCCAATCCCAGAGGGTTTCTGGCCACCATATGATGGGCCGACGGTAATACCGGACCCGAACAAGAGGCGTGAAAGGGAGGGTCGTCCCAGGTCTACTCGGATTCGGACGAACATTGATGAGGCAGATCCAAACCGGCCTAAGAGATGCGGCTTATGTCGGCTCCCCGGACACACTCGTCGGAGCTGCCCACAGGTCGGAAGTAGCCAAGGAGGACAGTGA
- the LOC107473260 gene encoding putative UPF0481 protein At3g02645, translating to MATAATTAHSTLIPPLDMLEHVIDFDVKDLEDSTLFGNHMIYTVPSKLRKMDEEAFTPQFISIGPIHFGKKELNEMQQLKYMYFKFFCSRILNEEAITIMKLYKGFLESRVKRIRECYAHKFPAETSNEKLVEIVLLDAVFIVEHLLREREYIHQYMLTNYVRKGIQRDLLLLENQLPLYVLEELYNYAKASASRDLPCYEFRELTHHYFESLGLYAEYSESDYKAVHFLDFVWRSCAPDKKFLHKELYAKHAILQVNASKLYEGGVSFKCVDDRCLIDVTFGTMRPFNGNLLCLGCLPSSCLENFKALLMLPPLKVDNATVTVLKNLMAYEQNHYPDKPFIIGYVSLWCSLVHTKEDVELLVEKECIIREQVSDKEVVNLVKDLSKHVISSKTCYHKVIRELTLHTKSGWKKAMETVRRVYFRDTWRGSSTIVGIFVLIFTVVSFYRNIHALVSKEN from the coding sequence ATGGCCACTGCTGCTACTACTGCTCATTCAACATTAATTCCACCACTTGACATGTTGGAACACGTGATCGATTTCGATGTTAAAGACCTTGAAGACTCGACTCTATTTGGTAATCACATGATATACACCGTTCCTTCCAAACTTAGGAAGATGGATGAAGAAGCTTTCACCCCTCAATTCATCTCAATAGGACCCATTCACTTCGGCAAAAAAGAGCTGAACGAAATGCAACAGCTAAAGTATATGTACTTCAAGTTCTTCTGTTCGCGTATCTTAAACGAGGAAGCCATTACCATCATGAAGTTATACAAAGGTTTCCTTGAAAGCCGTgtaaaaagaataagagagtGTTATGCGCATAAGTTTCCAGCAGAGACAAGCAACGAGAAATTAGTGGAAATAGTGCTGCTAGATGCTGTGTTCATCGTGGAGCACCTACTGAGGGAGAGGGAATATATTCATCAATATATGTTAACCAACTATGTTAGAAAAGGTATCCAGAGGGACTTATTACTTCTTGAGAATCAGCTTCCATTGTATGTGTTGGAGGAACTCTATAATTATGCTAAAGCCTCAGCCAGCAGAGATTTACCTTGTTATGAATTTCGTGAACTTACCCACCATTACTTCGAATCTCTTGGTCTCTACGCGGAATATTCAGAAAGTGACTATAAGGCAGTTCATTTCCTGGATTTTGTTTGGAGAAGCTGTGCTCCCGATAAGAAGTTTCTGCACAAAGAATTGTATGCAAAGCATGCAATTTTGCAAGTGAACGCAAGCAAGTTGTATGAGGGTGGGGTAAGTTTTAAGTGCGTTGATGATAGATGCCTGATTGACGTAACATTCGGGACGATGCGGCCATTCAACGGCAATTTACTTTGCTTGGGTTGCTTGCCATCATCATGCTTGGAGAATTTCAAAGCTCTATTGATGCTCCCGCCGTTGAAAGTTGATAATGCAACAGTAACTGTTCTGAAGAATTTAATGGCGTATGAGCAAAATCATTATCCGGATAAACCTTTCATCATCGGCTACGTGTCTCTGTGGTGCTCGCTCGTTCACACCAAAGAAGATGTAGAGTTGCTGGTGGAGAAAGAATGCATTATCCGAGAACAGGTGAGTGATAAGGAAGTGGTGAATCTGGTGAAGGACCTTTCTAAGCATGTCATTTCCAGTAAGACGTGCTACCATAAAGTCATAAGAGAACTCACACTCCACACCAAGAGTGGCTGGAAAAA